Proteins from a genomic interval of Sphingomonas sp. Y38-1Y:
- the murC gene encoding UDP-N-acetylmuramate--L-alanine ligase, giving the protein MKGVATDIGTIHFVGIGGIGMSGIAEVMHNLGYRVQGSDVAEGYVIEGLRGRGIPVSIGHAAENVADVAVVVTSTAIKRGNPEVEAALSARIPVVRRAEMLAELMRLKSTIAVAGTHGKTTTTSMVASLLDAGGVDPTVINGGIINSYGSNARLGESDWMVVEADESDGSFLRLDGTYAIVTNIDPEHLDHYGSFERVKDAFVEFVENVPFYGAAVLCLDHPEVQAIIPRVRDRRIVTYGFSAQSDVRGVNVTPYPGGNRFEAIVRQRDGSVRSIENIELPMPGRHNVQNALAAIAVALELGIDDATIEKGFGAFTGVKRRFTRVGEVAGATIIDDYGHHPVEIRAVLAGARESAEGRVIAVVQPHRYSRLGNLMDDFAQAFNDADIVYVAPVYPAGEAPIEGVDAEALAERIRQRGHRSAQTVEGADALAAALAADLRQGDQVICLGAGDITKWAANLAPAIEGARA; this is encoded by the coding sequence ATGAAGGGCGTCGCCACGGACATTGGCACGATCCACTTCGTCGGCATCGGCGGCATCGGTATGTCGGGGATCGCCGAGGTGATGCACAATCTCGGCTATCGCGTGCAGGGCAGCGACGTGGCCGAAGGCTATGTGATCGAGGGGCTGCGCGGCCGCGGCATCCCGGTGTCGATCGGCCATGCCGCGGAGAATGTCGCCGACGTGGCGGTGGTCGTCACCTCGACCGCGATCAAGCGCGGCAATCCGGAGGTCGAGGCGGCGCTGTCGGCGCGCATCCCCGTCGTCCGCCGCGCCGAAATGCTCGCCGAGCTGATGCGTTTGAAGTCCACGATCGCGGTCGCGGGCACGCATGGCAAGACCACGACGACCAGCATGGTCGCCTCGCTGCTCGATGCCGGCGGGGTCGATCCGACCGTCATCAACGGCGGCATCATCAACAGCTATGGCTCCAACGCGCGCCTCGGCGAGAGCGACTGGATGGTAGTGGAGGCCGACGAGAGCGACGGCAGCTTCCTGCGGCTCGACGGCACCTATGCGATCGTCACCAACATCGATCCCGAGCATCTCGACCATTACGGTTCGTTCGAGCGGGTGAAGGACGCGTTCGTCGAGTTCGTGGAGAACGTGCCCTTCTATGGCGCAGCCGTCCTCTGCCTCGACCATCCCGAGGTACAGGCGATCATCCCGCGCGTTCGCGACCGGCGGATCGTCACCTATGGCTTTTCGGCGCAGTCGGACGTGCGCGGCGTCAACGTCACGCCCTATCCCGGCGGCAACCGCTTCGAGGCGATCGTCCGCCAGCGCGACGGGTCGGTCCGTTCGATCGAGAATATCGAGCTGCCGATGCCCGGTCGCCACAACGTCCAGAACGCGCTGGCGGCGATCGCCGTCGCGCTGGAACTGGGCATCGACGATGCGACGATCGAGAAGGGCTTTGGCGCGTTCACCGGCGTCAAGCGCCGCTTTACGCGCGTGGGCGAGGTCGCCGGCGCCACGATCATCGACGATTACGGCCACCATCCGGTAGAGATCCGCGCGGTGCTGGCCGGCGCGCGCGAGAGTGCGGAGGGGCGGGTGATCGCCGTGGTCCAGCCGCACCGCTATTCGCGGCTTGGCAATCTGATGGACGACTTCGCGCAGGCGTTCAACGACGCCGACATCGTCTATGTCGCGCCCGTCTATCCCGCGGGCGAGGCGCCGATCGAGGGCGTCGATGCCGAGGCGTTGGCCGAGCGCATCCGCCAGCGCGGGCACCGGTCGGCGCAGACGGTTGAGGGCGCCGACGCGCTGGCGGCAGCGCTGGCGGCGGACCTGCGCCAGGGCGACCAGGTGATCTGCCTGGGCGCCGGCGACATCACCAAATGGGCCGCGAACCTCGCCCCCGCGATCGAAGGCGCGCGCGCATGA
- a CDS encoding UDP-N-acetylglucosamine--N-acetylmuramyl-(pentapeptide) pyrophosphoryl-undecaprenol N-acetylglucosamine transferase, which yields MVPAAVLAAELTRRGHHVALVSDDRGVRFPGLFDGVQTHVLPAGRFSGGPVGWLKAGRKMLAGRAMAIELYRSFKPTAVIGFGGYPAFPALAAAFQLKLPTIIHEQNAVLGRVNRLAAGRVDAIATCYPDIERLKPQHERKVHLVGNPVRDAVLELRERPFPELDEDGIFRVLVTGGSQGASILSDVVPDGLALLPPHFRARLQVTHQARPEDIDGVRQRYAEHGIPAEIATYLPDLPERLAWAHVVIARAGASTIAELTAAGRPAILVPLPSATDDHQTANAREITAAGGARTIAQGAFTAQELAKQMQKLGLDTQALANAAARARQCGRPAAGSDLADLVEHIDAPSLLDRDSRRSLAVPA from the coding sequence ATGGTCCCCGCCGCCGTTCTCGCCGCCGAGCTGACGCGGCGGGGCCATCATGTCGCGCTGGTCAGCGACGATCGCGGCGTGCGCTTCCCCGGCCTGTTCGACGGCGTGCAGACGCATGTGCTTCCCGCCGGGCGGTTCAGCGGCGGGCCGGTCGGCTGGCTGAAGGCGGGACGCAAGATGCTGGCGGGCCGGGCGATGGCGATCGAGCTCTATCGCAGCTTCAAGCCGACCGCGGTGATCGGCTTCGGCGGCTATCCGGCGTTTCCCGCGCTCGCGGCCGCGTTCCAGCTCAAGCTGCCGACGATCATCCATGAACAGAACGCCGTGCTCGGCCGCGTCAACCGCCTGGCCGCGGGCCGCGTCGACGCGATCGCCACCTGCTATCCCGATATCGAGCGGCTGAAGCCGCAGCACGAGCGCAAGGTCCATCTGGTCGGCAACCCCGTCCGCGACGCCGTGCTCGAGCTGCGCGAACGCCCGTTCCCCGAACTGGACGAGGACGGTATCTTCCGCGTCCTGGTGACCGGCGGCAGCCAGGGGGCGAGCATCCTGAGCGACGTCGTCCCCGACGGGCTCGCGTTGCTCCCGCCGCACTTTCGCGCGCGGCTTCAGGTCACGCACCAGGCACGGCCGGAGGACATCGACGGCGTGCGTCAGCGCTATGCCGAGCACGGCATCCCGGCCGAGATCGCGACCTATCTGCCCGACCTGCCCGAGCGGCTGGCCTGGGCGCATGTCGTGATCGCGCGCGCGGGTGCCTCGACCATCGCCGAGCTGACCGCGGCGGGCCGCCCCGCGATTCTCGTGCCGCTGCCGAGCGCGACCGACGACCACCAGACCGCGAACGCGCGAGAGATCACGGCCGCGGGCGGCGCGCGCACGATCGCGCAGGGCGCCTTCACCGCGCAGGAACTCGCCAAGCAGATGCAGAAACTCGGCCTCGACACACAGGCGCTGGCCAACGCCGCCGCCCGCGCACGCCAGTGCGGCCGGCCCGCGGCGGGCAGCGACCTGGCCGATCTGGTCGAGCATATCGACGCGCCCTCGCTGCTCGACCGCGATTCGCGCCGCAGCCTGGCGGTGCCGGCATGA
- a CDS encoding FtsW/RodA/SpoVE family cell cycle protein translates to MTDMMRGEAGARGLRGKVEERLGRGNRSPLGLWFWEIDRVLLLLALLLIGIGLVAVAAASPASAVRYSDATKSFPPMYYFYRQAIWVLLSVPVLLVVSMMPTLVARRFALAGTGFLLLMLAIVPFVGDEKNGARRWIGLGFTQFQPSEFLKPLFVVTIAWLLSLRARDPDLPLFPITMALTGLIGGLLMLQPDFGQTVIFVAVWVTMLMIAGTSPKAIGALGGIGLGGIIAAYFLYSTARVRIDAFLFPDPDKAMTDHYQTDMAHAVITGGGFTGTGPGGGMVKFKLPEAHTDYIYSVIGEEFGLIACMIVALLYLALVVRVFVKLLDEEDAFRLLAASGLAVQFGLQALINMAVNTGIAPSKGMTLPFISYGGSSMIALSIGFGLLLAFTRRNPYLKRSPYSVRLNRP, encoded by the coding sequence ATGACCGACATGATGCGCGGCGAGGCAGGGGCGCGGGGGTTGCGCGGCAAGGTCGAGGAGCGGCTGGGCCGCGGCAACCGATCGCCGCTCGGCCTCTGGTTCTGGGAGATCGACCGCGTCCTCCTGCTCCTGGCGCTGCTGCTGATCGGCATCGGCCTGGTCGCCGTCGCGGCGGCGAGCCCCGCCTCGGCGGTCCGCTATTCGGATGCGACCAAATCGTTTCCGCCGATGTATTATTTCTATCGCCAGGCGATCTGGGTGCTGCTGTCGGTGCCGGTGCTGCTGGTCGTGTCGATGATGCCGACGCTGGTCGCGCGCCGCTTTGCGCTGGCGGGGACGGGCTTCCTCCTGCTGATGCTCGCGATCGTGCCCTTTGTCGGTGACGAGAAGAACGGCGCGCGCCGCTGGATCGGCCTCGGCTTCACGCAGTTCCAGCCGTCGGAGTTCCTGAAGCCGCTGTTCGTCGTGACGATCGCGTGGCTGTTGTCGCTGCGCGCGCGCGATCCCGACCTGCCGCTGTTTCCGATCACGATGGCGCTGACCGGGCTGATCGGCGGGTTGCTGATGCTCCAGCCCGACTTCGGCCAGACGGTGATCTTCGTCGCGGTCTGGGTGACGATGCTGATGATCGCGGGCACCAGCCCCAAGGCGATCGGCGCGCTGGGCGGCATCGGCCTTGGCGGCATCATCGCGGCCTATTTCCTCTACAGCACCGCGCGCGTCCGCATCGACGCCTTCCTGTTCCCCGATCCCGACAAGGCGATGACGGACCATTACCAGACCGACATGGCGCATGCGGTCATCACCGGCGGTGGCTTCACCGGCACGGGGCCTGGCGGCGGCATGGTCAAGTTTAAGCTGCCCGAGGCGCACACCGACTATATCTATTCGGTGATCGGCGAGGAGTTCGGGCTGATCGCCTGCATGATCGTCGCGCTGCTGTACCTCGCGCTGGTCGTGCGCGTGTTCGTCAAGCTGCTGGACGAGGAGGACGCCTTCCGACTGCTCGCCGCCTCCGGCCTCGCGGTCCAGTTCGGGCTTCAGGCGCTGATCAACATGGCGGTGAACACCGGGATCGCGCCGTCGAAGGGCATGACGCTCCCCTTCATCAGCTATGGCGGGTCGTCGATGATCGCGCTTTCGATCGGGTTCGGACTGCTGCTCGCCTTCACGCGCCGGAATCCGTATCTGAAGCGATCGCCCTATAGCGTCAGGTTGAATCGTCCGTGA
- the murD gene encoding UDP-N-acetylmuramoyl-L-alanine--D-glutamate ligase, with the protein MIGSTAWAGKRFAVLGLARSGAATVRALVASGAEVTAWDSDEGRRNDLPLPFRGEGRGEGQSAGAGDLSSGFATSPLPTLSPEGERALVIADPLTIDLTGFAGVVVSPGVPLNTHPIAAQAKAAGVPVIGDIELFAQARADLPPHKVVGITGTNGKSTTTALIHHILQTAGVPSLMGGNIGLPILGQKPLPEGGVYVLELSSYQIDLTQSLDCDVAVLLNITPDHLDRYDGFDAYAASKARLFAMQSAGHAAIVGIGDEASAGIARQVARAGRAEDLTKIAPGVCMDQSRWPALQGPHNAQNALAAIAACEALGIGNAAIDAGLASFEGLPHRTRTVAIRNGVRFVDDSKATNPESVAPALRAFDRVHWILGGVAKSDSLEACRPGFAHVAAAYTIGEAGPLFERLLSGEGFPVEACGTLDVAVARAAAAAHPNETVLLSPACASFDQFADYAARGEAFAALVEKLA; encoded by the coding sequence GTGATCGGCTCCACCGCCTGGGCCGGCAAGCGCTTCGCGGTTCTCGGCCTTGCGCGGTCGGGGGCGGCGACGGTGCGCGCGCTGGTCGCAAGCGGGGCCGAGGTGACGGCGTGGGACAGCGATGAGGGTCGGCGCAACGATCTCCCTCTCCCCTTCAGGGGAGAGGGCCGGGGAGAGGGGCAGTCGGCTGGTGCCGGCGATCTGTCATCCGGTTTCGCGACTTCCCCTCTCCCAACCCTCTCCCCTGAAGGGGAGAGGGCTTTGGTCATCGCCGACCCGCTCACGATCGACCTCACCGGCTTCGCTGGTGTCGTCGTATCCCCCGGCGTGCCGCTCAACACGCATCCGATCGCTGCGCAGGCAAAGGCCGCCGGCGTGCCCGTCATCGGCGACATCGAACTCTTCGCCCAAGCCCGCGCCGACCTGCCCCCACACAAAGTGGTCGGCATCACCGGCACCAACGGCAAGTCGACCACCACCGCGCTGATCCATCACATCCTCCAGACCGCCGGCGTGCCGAGCCTGATGGGCGGCAACATCGGCCTCCCCATCCTCGGCCAGAAGCCGTTGCCCGAGGGCGGCGTCTATGTGCTCGAGCTGTCGAGCTACCAGATCGACCTGACGCAGAGCCTCGATTGCGACGTCGCGGTGCTGCTCAACATCACGCCCGATCATCTCGATCGGTATGACGGCTTCGACGCCTATGCCGCGAGCAAGGCGCGATTGTTCGCGATGCAGTCGGCGGGGCACGCCGCGATCGTCGGCATCGGCGACGAGGCGTCGGCCGGCATTGCCCGGCAGGTCGCGCGCGCGGGCCGCGCCGAGGACCTGACCAAGATCGCGCCTGGTGTCTGCATGGACCAGTCGCGCTGGCCCGCCCTCCAAGGCCCGCACAACGCCCAGAACGCGCTCGCCGCGATCGCCGCGTGCGAGGCGCTCGGCATCGGCAACGCCGCGATCGATGCGGGGCTGGCGAGCTTCGAGGGATTGCCGCACCGCACCCGGACCGTGGCGATCAGGAACGGTGTCCGCTTCGTCGACGATTCCAAGGCAACCAACCCGGAATCGGTCGCGCCGGCGCTCCGCGCCTTCGACCGCGTCCACTGGATCCTGGGCGGCGTCGCCAAGTCGGACAGCCTGGAGGCATGCCGCCCCGGCTTCGCCCATGTCGCCGCCGCCTATACGATCGGCGAAGCGGGGCCGTTGTTCGAGCGGCTACTGTCCGGCGAAGGCTTCCCGGTCGAGGCCTGCGGCACGCTCGACGTCGCCGTCGCGCGCGCGGCGGCCGCCGCACACCCCAACGAGACGGTGCTTCTGTCGCCGGCTTGTGCTTCGTTCGATCAGTTCGCCGACTATGCCGCGCGTGGGGAAGCGTTCGCGGCGCTCGTGGAGAAGCTCGCATGA
- the mraY gene encoding phospho-N-acetylmuramoyl-pentapeptide-transferase yields MLYLIAEYLGFPGALNVVRYLSFRTGGAVATALVIGLIIGPKFIGWLRIRQGKGQPIRADGPQSHLAKRGTPTMGGLMILTAMTLSILIWMDLSNPFVWACLFVTLGFGLIGFLDDYDKVRKASTAGVSGKTRLLAEFAIAGIAGWIITQQNGTMLYVPFFSAFSVDLGYFYIAFAAFTIVAFGNAVNLTDGLDGLATMPVIIASVAFMVIVYLAGNAIYSNYLGIPHVPRAGDLALFCGAIAGAGLAFLWFNAPPAAVFMGDTGSLALGGALGAIAVTAHHEIVLGIIGGLFVMEAMSVIIQVFFYKRTGKRVFRMAPIHHHFEQLGWSEPTVVIRFWIISLVLALAGLSTLKLR; encoded by the coding sequence ATGCTCTATCTGATCGCCGAATATCTGGGTTTTCCGGGCGCACTCAACGTGGTGCGCTACCTCTCCTTCCGCACCGGCGGGGCGGTGGCGACGGCGCTGGTCATCGGCCTTATCATCGGGCCGAAATTCATCGGCTGGCTGCGCATCCGCCAGGGCAAGGGTCAGCCGATCCGCGCCGACGGGCCGCAAAGCCACCTGGCCAAGCGCGGCACGCCGACGATGGGCGGGCTGATGATCCTGACTGCGATGACGCTGTCGATCCTGATCTGGATGGACCTGTCCAATCCGTTCGTTTGGGCGTGCCTGTTCGTGACGCTGGGGTTCGGGCTGATCGGCTTCCTCGACGATTACGACAAGGTGCGAAAGGCCTCGACCGCCGGCGTGTCGGGCAAGACGCGGCTGCTTGCCGAGTTCGCGATCGCGGGCATCGCCGGGTGGATCATCACGCAGCAGAACGGGACGATGCTGTACGTCCCGTTCTTCTCGGCGTTTTCGGTCGATCTAGGCTATTTCTACATCGCCTTTGCCGCGTTCACGATCGTCGCGTTCGGCAATGCGGTGAACCTGACCGACGGGCTCGACGGGCTGGCGACGATGCCGGTCATCATCGCCAGCGTCGCGTTCATGGTGATCGTCTATCTGGCCGGCAACGCGATCTATTCGAACTATCTGGGCATCCCGCACGTGCCGCGCGCGGGCGATCTTGCGCTGTTCTGCGGCGCGATTGCGGGGGCAGGGCTCGCCTTCCTGTGGTTCAATGCGCCGCCGGCCGCGGTGTTCATGGGCGATACGGGCAGCCTGGCGCTCGGCGGCGCGCTGGGCGCGATCGCGGTGACGGCGCACCATGAGATCGTGCTCGGCATCATCGGCGGCCTGTTCGTGATGGAGGCGATGAGCGTCATCATCCAGGTCTTCTTCTACAAGCGGACGGGCAAGCGCGTGTTCCGCATGGCGCCGATCCACCACCATTTCGAGCAGCTCGGCTGGTCGGAGCCGACCGTCGTCATCCGCTTCTGGATCATCAGCCTGGTGCTGGCGCTCGCCGGCCTGTCGACGTTGAAGCTGCGGTGA
- a CDS encoding UDP-N-acetylmuramoyl-tripeptide--D-alanyl-D-alanine ligase: MLWTSSEIAAATGGTASIDFAVTGVAFNSREVGPGDLFIALSGESTDGHRFVPQAFAQGAAGAIVAQPVDHPHVLVADTTEALEALARASRARTRATIIGVTGSAGKTGTKEALHAALDRAEPGEAHKSVKSYNNHTGVPLSLSRMPRESRFGVFEMGMNHAGELAALTRIVRPHIAIVTTIAPAHTQFFPSVEAIADAKGEIFQGLEPGGTAIVPFDSPYRDRLIAAARPHAGRIVTFGLNEGADVRAIEVMPSANGSFVVARVGERELSFTLAQPGAHWVANAMAVLAAVDAAGGDLAQAGLALAELDGLAGRGAQHDVVVEDGTARLIDESYNANPASMRATLKVLGATPAARRIAVLGEMRELGEDSDAYHAALAGPVAEAGIEYAILVGDHMAPLASALEGKIDLVHVPRAVEAGAALDRMLRAGDAVLVKGSNGVGLSALVGALVKRRQPCSI; this comes from the coding sequence ATGCTCTGGACCTCGTCCGAGATCGCTGCCGCCACCGGCGGCACCGCGTCCATCGACTTCGCCGTCACCGGCGTCGCGTTCAACTCGCGCGAAGTGGGGCCCGGGGACCTGTTCATCGCGCTGTCGGGCGAGAGCACCGACGGCCACCGCTTCGTGCCGCAGGCGTTTGCGCAGGGCGCGGCCGGCGCGATCGTCGCGCAGCCGGTCGACCACCCGCACGTCCTCGTCGCCGACACGACCGAGGCGCTGGAGGCGCTCGCCCGCGCCAGCCGTGCGCGGACGCGGGCGACGATCATCGGCGTCACGGGGTCGGCGGGCAAGACGGGCACCAAGGAAGCACTCCACGCCGCCCTCGACCGCGCCGAGCCCGGCGAGGCGCACAAGTCGGTCAAGAGCTACAACAATCACACCGGCGTGCCCTTGAGCCTGTCGCGGATGCCGCGCGAAAGCCGCTTCGGTGTGTTCGAAATGGGGATGAACCATGCCGGCGAACTCGCCGCCCTGACCCGGATCGTCCGCCCGCACATCGCCATCGTCACGACGATCGCCCCCGCCCACACCCAATTCTTCCCCTCGGTCGAGGCGATCGCCGATGCCAAGGGTGAGATCTTCCAGGGGCTGGAGCCCGGCGGCACCGCGATCGTCCCCTTCGACAGTCCCTATCGCGATCGCCTGATCGCCGCCGCGCGGCCGCATGCCGGCCGCATCGTCACCTTCGGCCTGAACGAAGGCGCCGACGTCCGCGCGATCGAGGTGATGCCGTCGGCGAACGGCAGCTTCGTCGTCGCGCGCGTGGGCGAGCGCGAACTCAGCTTCACGCTCGCGCAGCCCGGCGCGCACTGGGTCGCCAACGCGATGGCGGTGCTGGCGGCGGTCGACGCCGCGGGCGGCGATCTTGCGCAGGCAGGGCTGGCGCTGGCCGAGCTGGATGGCCTCGCGGGTCGCGGCGCGCAGCATGACGTGGTGGTCGAAGACGGCACCGCCCGGCTGATCGACGAAAGCTACAACGCCAATCCCGCCTCGATGCGTGCGACGCTCAAGGTGCTCGGCGCCACCCCCGCCGCGCGCCGGATCGCCGTGCTCGGCGAGATGCGCGAGCTGGGCGAGGACAGCGACGCCTATCACGCCGCGCTCGCCGGCCCCGTCGCCGAAGCGGGCATCGAATACGCCATATTGGTGGGCGACCACATGGCCCCGCTCGCCAGCGCGCTTGAGGGGAAGATCGACTTGGTGCATGTGCCCCGCGCCGTGGAGGCGGGGGCTGCGCTCGATCGCATGCTTCGCGCCGGGGACGCGGTTCTCGTCAAGGGATCGAACGGGGTCGGGCTGTCGGCATTGGTCGGCGCGCTCGTCAAGCGCAGGCAGCCATGCTCTATCTGA